CCAAACCCATCAACGACGACGAACTGCTCCTCTGTCTCCAGCGCGCGGTCGCCCAGCAGGCCATCGTGCGCGAAAATCGCGACCTGAGGCAGCAGCTCGATGAGCGCTTTGGACTGGAAAGCATCATCGGCCACGACTACCGCATGCTCAAACTCTTCGACATGGTCGAGAGCATCGCCCCGTCGCCCGTGACCGTTCTGCTCCACGGCGCCTCGGGCACGGGCAAATCGCTTCTCGCCCGCGTGATCCACCAGCTCAGCGAACGCCGCGACAAGCCCTTCATCGAGGTCAGTTGCGGCGCCCTCCCCGAGACCCTGCTGGAAAGCGAGCTCTTCGGCCACGCCCGCGGAGCCTTCACCGGCGCCGTCGCCAACAAGATCGGCAAGTTCAAGGCCGCCCACGGCGGAACCCTCTTCCTCGACGAAATCGCCTCCGCATCGCCGACCATGCAGGTCAAGCTGCTCCGCGTACTCCAGTCGCAGCAGTTCGAACCCGTCGGCAGCAACCGCACCGAAACCGTCGACGTCCGCGTCGTCCTCGCCAGCAACGTCCTCCTGGAAGACGAAGTCCGCGCCGGCCGCTTCCGTGAAGATCTCTACTACCGCGTCAACGTCGTCTGCCTGGAGCTGCCCTCGCTCGCCGAGCGCGTGGGCGATATCCCGCTCCTCGCGGAGTTCTTCCTCCGCCGCGCCGCCGGAGAGATGCGCCGCGAATGCCTCGGCTTCGACAAGCAGGCCATGAGCCTCATGCAGCGCCACGCCTGGCCCGGCAACGTCCGCGAGCTCGTCAACGTCGTCACCCGCGCCGTCGTGCTCAGCAAGGGACCCTACGTCACCGTCGACGACCTCCCCGCCGCCCTCGTCGACGGCGCCGAAACCGCGGAGAGCGTCACCCCGCTCACCCCCATGCCCTTGCGCCAGGCGCTCGAACTCCCCGAACGCCGCATCCTCGAGGCCGCCCTCAAGGCCAACGGCTGGAACCGCCAGCTCACCGCCGAGCAACTCGGCATCAATCGCACCACGCTCTACAAGAAGATGAAGCGTTACGGGCTCGATGAACGCTCGGTCGGAATTCGCTGATGACGTGTGCGGAACCTCTCCGCATCAGGAGATTCATGTTGATCCGGAAGTCGAAGCGATCTTCAGCCTTCACCCTCGTCGAGGTCATCACGGCCCTCGCCATCATGACCATCCTGACGACCGGATTGGCCTCCGCCCTCGTGCTCGCCACGCGGGCGCTGCCCGAGACGGACTCCCCTCTCCGCTGCCAGGTCCGCACCGCCGACGCCCTCGACCTCATCGCCGAAGAGCTCGCCTCCGCCATTCAGGTCCTCGCACGATCCGACCACGGCATCACCTTCCTCGCTCCCGATCGCAACGGCGACGGCGTACCGGAAAAAATCGTCTACGCCTGGTCGGGGACCCCCGGCGATCCCCTCACCAGACAGGCCGTCGGCTCGCTCCAGGAAAACGTCCTGGAAGACGTCACCAAGCTCGAGTTCCGCTACGACACGGCCGACCTCGTGGAAACCTATCCCGCGCCGCTGACCGAGTCGGCCGAGCAGGTGCTGGCGTCTTGGACCAATACAGCGGCATTGAACAGTGGGGAGGTGGACGCTTCCAACAGTTGGGGGCAGTTGTTCATACCGGCGGTCTCCGCCCCGGCCGTGTCGTTCATGGTTACACGCGTGCGGTTGTTCTGCGAACACAATGGAACAGCCGATGGCACGGCATTGTTGAGTATCCTCCCCGCCGAGGGCAGCGGAGCACCCCAGTTCACGTCTCTCGCACAAGGAAAAATCCTCGAATCTGAACTGCCCAGTGCCGCCGCGTGGTTCAGTATCCCCGTGAACAGCATGTTGCCCGTACCTCGAGGACAGCGGCTTTGCTTTACGGTCACGACAGCGGATACGGCGGGAAAAGCGATCACGATTCATTATGACAACGACTCCGTCGTCCAGGGTGGTGGGGCAATACTGTCGCGGACCGGTGGCACCTGGACGGTTGATGCGTCGCAAGCGCTGGTATACGAGGTATATGGCAAAACGTACGCGAACTCCGGCGCCACCCAGAGCATCACCCGCCGCTACCTCCGCCGCGTTCAACTCTCCGCCCAATCCGGCCCCCAGGACGAATCCGCCGTCCTGACCGGGACAACGTTCGGCAACCGCCCCGAGGATCTCACCGCCCTCTGGCGAGCCGACTTCAGCTCCAAGCCAACGCTGGATCTGAACGGCGACACTTATGCCGACTGGACCGTCAACGGCGGCGGCGCGTTCTCCGGCCTGCTCAGCGGTGGCAACTGGACGCCCGGTGCGCAGCAACTCAATTCCTACCCGGACAACGAGTTTTCCTCCGTCACCACCGTCGACGTCCACGCCCGGGCCGCCACGGCCGGCGCCTCCGCCGTCTTCCAGATCAGCCCGGACTGGACTCTCTCCTCGGCCGGCAGCATTCGCGCCGTCACCCGGCTCGAAGCAACGGGAACACAGACCCTCGAAGTTCTCCGCGCCACTTCAGCCTCCGCCTTCGAGACCGTCGTCCGCGTCACCGATCTTCCCAAGAGCGCGTTCGTCCGCCTCCGGCTCGTGATCGACCCCACCCGCGACACCTGCGCCGTCTGGGTCAACGAAATCCACCGCCGGACCTTTACCTATGCCACGTTCCTGCATCTGACGCAGGACAAGTACGCCAGTCTCTCGGCCTCGGGCGGATCAGCCCAGTTCGACTGGGTCTCCATCCGCGTGGGAGGAACCCCGGGATGATCCGCACGGTCCCCAACCACATTCTTCTGAACGCTTTCCGCCCCCGGACTCCCCGCGCGGCCGCTCCTCGCTCGCTGCGCCGCCGCGCCCTCAGCATGGTCGAGTCGGTTGTCTCGGTCGCCCTGGTGAGTCTCCTGCTCGTCGCCGCCCTGGATGCCCTCGGCGCCTCCAAGACTTCGCAGCGCCTCAGCGCCGAGAAGCGCCTTGGCACGGCCCTCGCCCAGGACCTGCTCGACGAGATCATGCACGTGAGTTACCTCAGTTCGGGC
The window above is part of the Phycisphaerae bacterium genome. Proteins encoded here:
- a CDS encoding sigma-54-dependent Fis family transcriptional regulator, giving the protein MSPPSRAAARVLVVDDDSIIVDSLSELLRVEGYDVRTASSLDTAVRSLESDDIDVVLADVSMPGGNGFELLHVIRKRFSDAAVIMITGYGTIESAVEAIKLGAFDYLTKPINDDELLLCLQRAVAQQAIVRENRDLRQQLDERFGLESIIGHDYRMLKLFDMVESIAPSPVTVLLHGASGTGKSLLARVIHQLSERRDKPFIEVSCGALPETLLESELFGHARGAFTGAVANKIGKFKAAHGGTLFLDEIASASPTMQVKLLRVLQSQQFEPVGSNRTETVDVRVVLASNVLLEDEVRAGRFREDLYYRVNVVCLELPSLAERVGDIPLLAEFFLRRAAGEMRRECLGFDKQAMSLMQRHAWPGNVRELVNVVTRAVVLSKGPYVTVDDLPAALVDGAETAESVTPLTPMPLRQALELPERRILEAALKANGWNRQLTAEQLGINRTTLYKKMKRYGLDERSVGIR
- a CDS encoding prepilin-type N-terminal cleavage/methylation domain-containing protein, whose protein sequence is MLIRKSKRSSAFTLVEVITALAIMTILTTGLASALVLATRALPETDSPLRCQVRTADALDLIAEELASAIQVLARSDHGITFLAPDRNGDGVPEKIVYAWSGTPGDPLTRQAVGSLQENVLEDVTKLEFRYDTADLVETYPAPLTESAEQVLASWTNTAALNSGEVDASNSWGQLFIPAVSAPAVSFMVTRVRLFCEHNGTADGTALLSILPAEGSGAPQFTSLAQGKILESELPSAAAWFSIPVNSMLPVPRGQRLCFTVTTADTAGKAITIHYDNDSVVQGGGAILSRTGGTWTVDASQALVYEVYGKTYANSGATQSITRRYLRRVQLSAQSGPQDESAVLTGTTFGNRPEDLTALWRADFSSKPTLDLNGDTYADWTVNGGGAFSGLLSGGNWTPGAQQLNSYPDNEFSSVTTVDVHARAATAGASAVFQISPDWTLSSAGSIRAVTRLEATGTQTLEVLRATSASAFETVVRVTDLPKSAFVRLRLVIDPTRDTCAVWVNEIHRRTFTYATFLHLTQDKYASLSASGGSAQFDWVSIRVGGTPG